The DNA segment GTCCAAATGAGTGTAAAACCTACTGTAATATAACACTGACCCAGTTTCTGGACTGTTTTCATTCATAAAGGATTTGTTGAAAATGACACAAActgctttaatttttttatgcatCAGCAGATGAGATTTGGAACATCAATTACTTTCTTAATTTGAACATACTGACtttataacacaaatatgtgagGATACTGGACTAAACAAAAGTAACACATTCTAATATTTTGCCTTAGCCTTATTTAACCTTTAGAGTTCATTATGACATTCACAGTGGCGTCGTTTCAAAAAGCTTAAGCAATCAAGCACAGCTTTTAATTCTGTCATTTTATGAACATATAATGTTGCTGAtcccagacctgaccaactgaaccaaccccagatcataacactgagcGCAACAGGATTAAATGCACACAGCAAGATGTTACGGGTTTAAAATGTTTTCTGCGGAGGAGAATTCCAAATTAGCAGCACAgttttcttatcttattgttACTGTCTTCTCTGAACATGAAGTTCTTCTACAGTGTGACGTGATGACGGAGGCAAGTCACGAGGTTTTGATAAAATAGGTACATGAGGACTGTACATCAAAGCAGTACAGAGGTTGTAGTGGTGGTGTGGGTCCACTGCCATCATGCGGTGGTAAGACCCATTGTACAAGGACTTAAAGAGCAGACACTACATCTGCACAGCCGTTTGTCAAATAAATGTCCTCTCATAAAACCGCTCAAGTGGACTAATTATCCTGACTTTTAATCAGCCTATGTGGAATCTACAACTCAGATAAGTGGGACATTTTTGATCATCTGGAAATATCTCATTCTGTGCTGCTCCAGCTTGagataattgtatttatttaatatagATTTGAAATAAATGAGAAAAGAGAAGAGCACTCCGAAGTTTCCTTACTTTTTAATCGCAGCATGGACGTTCTGGGCCGCACTTTCTTTGTTCTCATGATTCTTACAGTTTTTAACATGGACTTCAAATCCCATGGCACACTAAACAAATCTAGTGTTGTTTCTTGAACTGTTTGTTCTCTTTTATGACACTGGCTTTTTGTTAGGTTTTAAACATAGCAATGAATAGACGTAATGAGAAAAGGTCAGTATCATCAACAGCTTacagagacagaagactacaACGTTATGATTGCGCAAAAAGTGCGCAATCCCTTCCATCCCGTGCGTTACTATGCCGACAGCAGCGCACACACCAGACACTTGAGGACGTCCAAACCAAACTCTGGTGGTGCTGTGCGCTGCTGCGTAACTGTGACAGATGTGTACAAGACACTACCTCACCAGATGTCAAACTCAGATGTTGGAAGTTGGTGTCTCAGAGCTGGAGCTCTTCAGATAGACAGAGACACGAGAGACACACTCATTTACAGCCATGGAGAAGtttgcatttttattcatttacttgGTCGATATTCTGATGTGTTTGGGAACTGCTCAGCACCATTTACGCGCACACGTGGGACCGTGGAGACAAAGGTTCCAGTGGGAAAATAACGGCCGTGTGTACAGTTTGTTGAGCACCGGGACCCAGTATCGGCCACCGGCACAGAGCAGAAGGAGCACGCAGGTTTTCCTCACAACGAAGAACGGGTTTAATCAACCTGTTGCATCCACCACAGTCAGACCTGGGGACTCCACAGACATGGCACTGGGTCACGCGCAGCAAAACCAGCAAATGGACACCTCGGTTCTTGGTGCAGATGCGGGTCAGTATCTGCTGGCGGGACACAGTCAGTCCTCACCGCGGATCATAAACACAAGGGAGACTGTGTTTGGATACCGTTCACGCGGGCCACCATCCAACCGCAGCGCTCCTGCCTTCAGCTCCATCCAGGAGTTCTCCGGCAGCGGAGTTCCACGGGGAGGCCGGAGCACTCCTGGGGAGGACGCACCGCAGGCCACCTTGGCACCTGTACGAGCGCCGGACTTTACGCCCAGCAGACCAAGATCAGAGAGCATGGGGTCAACAACTACCCGGACATGGGCCACTCCTTTATGGGCTGATAACGGGTGGAACGGACGCCGCATCCCCCACCAGACTAGTTTATCCGCAGACGTCCGGAGCGCACACGGAGCGCGGCCACTCAGTGTCTCCCCCACTGCGCCGTCCGGTAACGCCGTGGAAATACACTTCCCACGACCCAGAGTTGACACAGCACAGGCTCCAGACACAGGTGACCCACGAGACCCACACAGCATTCATCACAGGAACTCAGTTTACTATGACGTTTACCCACCGGACCGCAGGAACCGGCAGCCTGCGCGGCCTCCACCGGGAACAGGCTTCGGCACCAGGTTCTTTCATAACGGTGAGACCGAAACTATTGAACCCGAGAGAGGTAACCAGAGCGCACGACGAGCAGCTACAGTCACGATACCAGACGATTATCACTAATGAAAACCACGATAAGAGTCTCAGTAATTAGACAGAACCATCAATCAAATTATTATTGGGCCAAAGTCACGCAGAGGCACAAACACACCTTCAATCCAGTGCACattgtaatgtattttttaatgagATCAAGCGTTAATGGCCTGAAATCAAATATCTTCTTTAGTTTCAGAGCATGTGAACAAAGCCATATGAAATGGAATGATGATAGACTGACACAGGTTCATTTAACCAGAGACTGTGGAGAAATGTAGCTAATAAGTTATGACTGTAAAAGTTTCCACGTTTCCCCTTTAATTTTCTGCTCTATTGCACTTTTTTGTGCAAATGTTGAGACTGAAATGTTCAACTTGCACACACGTGACGAAAATGTAGACTATTCACATTTTAGGGAACACCACTAAAGAATTGAATCTTTATAATGAAGCACTTGACCAAATATGCTTAGTAACAGCATGTCTTTACAGCTGTGCCTTTGTTTTGCAGGTCTCCCAGACTTGGTTCCAGACCCCTACTACATCCAAGCTGCCTCCTACATACAGAAAGTACAGATGTATGCACTTCGCTGTGCTGCTGAAGAAAACTGCCTTTCCAGGTGCATTTGAgttgttttaggaattgcattaATTTGTCAGAACAACAATCATGTTATCAATGAGGACTTTAAGTCTGTCAACCCTCCAGTTAATTTCCAGTGCATATTTAATCATTAATAACTACATCGATTACAAATCAATCAATAGTGTAGTGGTGTAATTCACCACTCATAGATGATAGTCCCATCAAGATAAGTCACTATGTCTTATATGGaattcatgttcaaactttttttttttcttgagaacaCATAACATACAcaacatttaattaaaaaagacTATTGATTCATTTATAGATATAAATGCAGAAATTGGATGTGTTCTGTTAGGCTGTTCAGTTAAACTGAATCCATACAGCTCATAAAGATCAGTATATTACatatgcaacacacactgaacatgcaggaacatacCGCAGACTTAGAGCAGTGGGCTAGTGAgtcaagtgccttgctcaagggcacattcgCCAACAGTTTCTGTGCCGGTCTGGGAACCAAACTgccgacccttcagtcacaaacTGCCACTTCACCTTTTAGGTCACAGCTGCCCCTTTGAAGTGTTAGACTggaattcaaggaagcaaaaaaaatcaccattattgAAAGAAAAGTTCTTATGAGAaaccagaaattaaaaaaaaaaaaatctacaaggTATGAACAGTATGAATGCGACAAAAATGTTACTACAATATGTTTCAGCAAACCTCcaacatatttaatgtaaaatgtattttcttttcaATATAACTGGGACTTTGTGTGTTTATATCAATGGGCCAGAGGTGGTTGGGATGGATGATAGATTTACAAATCCCAGGACTTTTGTTTTATTAGATAAAAGTGTTTTGGTAAAGATTCTGAAAGGATGGTAGATGCTTTAAATCTGTTAACACCCACCAGATCAAGAGGGTTATGGTTAGattgaaaaaaactgtaaaaatgtgaaacagacatttctgaaaatgacaaagaacttGTCCTTTAGTCCAGAACGAAATGAAACCACAAGTATAACAGTAAAAGGATATAAAAAAAGATATCCATGTAGATATAACAAGAACAGTATGAAAGTACAAATCTGTAGACATATACTGTatatctgtagatataaacaacaaacaagt comes from the Sphaeramia orbicularis chromosome 4, fSphaOr1.1, whole genome shotgun sequence genome and includes:
- the loxl5a gene encoding lysyl oxidase-like 5a isoform X2, translating into MEKFAFLFIYLVDILMCLGTAQHHLRAHVGPWRQRFQWENNGRVYSLLSTGTQYRPPAQSRRSTQVFLTTKNGFNQPVASTTVRPGDSTDMALGHAQQNQQMDTSVLGADAGQYLLAGHSQSSPRIINTRETVFGYRSRGPPSNRSAPAFSSIQEFSGSGVPRGGRSTPGEDAPQATLAPVRAPDFTPSRPRSESMGSTTTRTWATPLWADNGWNGRRIPHQTSLSADVRSAHGARPLSVSPTAPSGNAVEIHFPRPRVDTAQAPDTGDPRDPHSIHHRNSVYYDVYPPDRRNRQPARPPPGTGFGTRFFHNGLPDLVPDPYYIQAASYIQKVQMYALRCAAEENCLSRSAYHPSVSDLEYRVLLRFPQRVKNQGTADFLPVKPRHEWEWHSCHQHYHSMEAFSNYDLLDVSTGQKVAEGHKASFCLEDTSCDPGIRRRFACTAHTQGLGPGCYDTYHANIDCQWIDITDIPPGNYILKVMVNPSQLVQESDFSNNEVRCNIRYTGSYIQATNCRITRS
- the loxl5a gene encoding lysyl oxidase-like 5a isoform X1 produces the protein MEKFAFLFIYLVDILMCLGTAQHHLRAHVGPWRQRFQWENNGRVYSLLSTGTQYRPPAQSRRSTQVFLTTKNGFNQPVASTTVRPGDSTDMALGHAQQNQQMDTSVLGADAGQYLLAGHSQSSPRIINTRETVFGYRSRGPPSNRSAPAFSSIQEFSGSGVPRGGRSTPGEDAPQATLAPVRAPDFTPSRPRSESMGSTTTRTWATPLWADNGWNGRRIPHQTSLSADVRSAHGARPLSVSPTAPSGNAVEIHFPRPRVDTAQAPDTGDPRDPHSIHHRNSVYYDVYPPDRRNRQPARPPPGTGFGTRFFHNGLPDLVPDPYYIQAASYIQKVQMYALRCAAEENCLSRMCAGLTPIWKLQWNDRLKPGSRMNSSSLMSAYHPSVSDLEYRVLLRFPQRVKNQGTADFLPVKPRHEWEWHSCHQHYHSMEAFSNYDLLDVSTGQKVAEGHKASFCLEDTSCDPGIRRRFACTAHTQGLGPGCYDTYHANIDCQWIDITDIPPGNYILKVMVNPSQLVQESDFSNNEVRCNIRYTGSYIQATNCRITRS